Proteins found in one Microbacterium sp. SSM24 genomic segment:
- the trxA gene encoding thioredoxin, which produces MSVTVSDPAKVVVCSNCGTKNRVPASADGAPRCGSCRNPLPWIVDTSDAGFSTVADASTVPVLVDIWAPWCGPCRMVSPVLEQLAGELAGRLKLVKVNADEAPEVSRRFDVKAIPTLVLMHHSQVIDRQIGAAPAAALRAWLISHLPQDEAASTTPEHAAPGEGRQ; this is translated from the coding sequence ATGAGCGTCACGGTGAGCGATCCCGCCAAGGTCGTGGTCTGTTCGAACTGCGGCACGAAGAACCGCGTGCCCGCCTCCGCCGACGGAGCTCCCCGCTGCGGGAGCTGCCGGAACCCGCTCCCTTGGATCGTCGACACGTCCGACGCGGGGTTCTCCACGGTTGCCGACGCGTCGACCGTTCCCGTGCTCGTCGACATATGGGCGCCGTGGTGCGGACCCTGTCGCATGGTCAGCCCGGTGCTGGAACAGCTGGCCGGAGAGCTCGCGGGACGGCTCAAGCTGGTCAAGGTCAATGCGGATGAGGCTCCCGAGGTGAGCCGTCGTTTCGACGTGAAGGCGATCCCGACGCTGGTCCTCATGCATCACAGCCAGGTGATCGACAGACAGATCGGCGCCGCGCCCGCGGCTGCTCTGCGCGCCTGGCTCATCTCACACCTGCCCCAGGACGAGGCAGCGTCCACCACGCCGGAGCACGCGGCACCCGGGGAGGGTCGGCAATGA
- a CDS encoding UBP-type zinc finger domain-containing protein, which translates to MTPGGDQAAQDPHLLLVRPVGPPRARGCEECLRLGTPWVHLRQCLTCGRIGCCDSSPMRHARAHAATTGHVIVRSIEPGETWRWCYADEQFV; encoded by the coding sequence ATGACCCCGGGCGGGGATCAAGCGGCTCAAGACCCGCACCTCCTTCTGGTGCGGCCGGTGGGTCCACCCAGAGCGAGGGGCTGCGAGGAGTGCCTGCGACTGGGCACGCCGTGGGTGCATCTGCGGCAGTGCCTCACGTGCGGTCGGATCGGATGCTGCGATTCCTCCCCGATGCGCCATGCGCGCGCTCATGCCGCCACGACCGGGCACGTCATCGTCCGCTCGATCGAGCCGGGGGAGACCTGGAGATGGTGCTATGCGGACGAGCAGTTCGTCTGA
- a CDS encoding FAD-dependent oxidoreductase, with product MLLSQYGERKRLPRGSELFCAGDRDCGLFVVLDGQVRVVQDDDQGRGPRLIAVHERGRFVGDLSMLTGQAVYVTAVAQADVEVLEIPYDRLKEAVTGSPALGDLILRAFILRRSIHADLGIGLRIIGSRYSADTRRLRDFASRNRVPYHWEDLEEDAAAESTLQAFDISPDETPLVIWKGRTVLRNPSNAEVAELLGLREDAAPREASDILVVGAGPAGLAAAVAAASEGLSTVVLDAIATGGQAGTSSQIENYLGFPAGISGAELADRAVVQARKFGALFMIPGEARSLDRIDGHFVVALTDGAHVEAHTVVLATGVRFRRLSVPGVDRLEGPSIYYAATEHEARLCSGDPVLIVGGGNSAGQAAMFLARTAAEVNLMIRHDDLNRDMSRYLVERITSTPQVHVWRNCEVSEVRGELHLEEVVVRDVRTHERRTIRATALFVLIGSEPHTRWLTDGIELDERGYVKTGAGPGGAMFETSSPGVFAIGDVRSGSVKRVASAVGEGAIAVRLVYEHLVQAGRR from the coding sequence ATGCTGCTCTCCCAGTACGGGGAGCGCAAGCGCCTGCCCCGCGGTTCCGAGCTGTTCTGCGCGGGGGACCGCGACTGCGGTCTCTTCGTCGTGCTGGACGGGCAGGTTCGGGTCGTGCAGGACGACGACCAGGGGCGCGGCCCGAGGCTGATCGCGGTCCACGAGCGGGGTCGCTTCGTCGGCGACCTGTCGATGCTGACCGGGCAGGCCGTCTATGTCACCGCGGTCGCCCAGGCCGACGTCGAAGTCCTCGAGATCCCGTATGACCGGCTCAAGGAGGCGGTCACCGGGTCTCCGGCGCTGGGGGATCTGATCCTGCGGGCGTTCATCCTGCGTCGGAGCATCCACGCCGATCTCGGGATCGGCCTCCGGATCATCGGGTCGCGCTACTCGGCCGACACTCGCCGCCTGCGGGATTTCGCCAGCCGCAATCGCGTTCCCTATCACTGGGAAGACCTCGAGGAGGATGCCGCGGCCGAGAGCACCCTCCAGGCGTTCGACATCTCACCCGACGAGACGCCGCTCGTCATCTGGAAGGGGCGCACGGTCCTGCGCAACCCCAGCAACGCAGAGGTCGCCGAGCTCTTGGGTCTTCGGGAGGACGCGGCGCCACGCGAGGCGTCCGACATCCTGGTGGTCGGCGCTGGTCCGGCCGGGCTCGCCGCGGCGGTGGCCGCGGCATCCGAAGGGCTTTCCACGGTCGTCCTCGACGCCATCGCGACGGGGGGCCAGGCAGGGACGTCGTCTCAGATAGAGAACTACCTCGGCTTCCCGGCCGGTATCTCGGGGGCCGAGCTCGCCGACCGGGCGGTGGTCCAGGCCCGCAAGTTCGGCGCCCTCTTCATGATCCCGGGCGAAGCTCGATCCCTCGATCGCATCGACGGCCACTTCGTCGTAGCACTGACCGACGGGGCTCACGTGGAGGCGCACACCGTGGTGCTCGCGACCGGTGTCCGATTCCGCCGCCTCAGCGTCCCCGGCGTGGACCGGCTGGAAGGCCCCAGCATCTATTACGCCGCCACCGAGCACGAGGCTCGCCTGTGCAGCGGCGACCCGGTCCTCATCGTCGGCGGTGGCAATTCCGCCGGGCAGGCGGCCATGTTCCTGGCTCGCACCGCCGCCGAGGTCAACCTCATGATCCGCCATGACGATCTGAACCGAGACATGTCCCGCTACCTGGTGGAGCGGATCACCTCGACGCCCCAGGTGCACGTCTGGCGCAACTGCGAAGTCTCCGAGGTGCGCGGCGAGCTGCATCTCGAAGAGGTCGTCGTCCGGGACGTGAGGACCCATGAACGTCGGACGATCAGAGCCACCGCACTCTTCGTCCTGATCGGATCCGAGCCGCACACGCGTTGGCTCACGGATGGGATCGAGCTCGACGAACGAGGCTACGTCAAGACCGGTGCCGGCCCCGGAGGTGCGATGTTCGAGACTTCGAGTCCCGGTGTCTTCGCGATCGGCGACGTGCGCAGTGGTTCCGTGAAGCGGGTGGCGTCGGCTGTGGGCGAAGGCGCCATCGCCGTGCGACTCGTCTACGAGCATCTCGTTCAAGCCGGCCGACGGTGA
- a CDS encoding AraC family transcriptional regulator, translating into MRSGAGEMFAGHRVASSRDVDHARQALSEVFLPVDFSPPRTSRTFEMHLNALTVGQLTCGYMRFGEAVRIETAEAENFHIDIPTGGRAMMRAGLGPPIHGTQDTAGIFMPGRPVAIESDEGFAQLSLMISRARLQLEVENLLGHELSRPLEFSGEIDLLTPGAQTMMQALRMIDQGSRHEGGLLAHPLATQRLEQILMHSLLFAQPHNHSAALASPSPDSGVRPVSHVIELLRSDPAYPWTVAELAAEVSLSVRSLQEGFRRSLNTTPMAYLRRLRLEEVRRELVSAAPGTVTVTEVAARWGFTHLGRFAAVYRSEYSELPSDTMRSATAPLT; encoded by the coding sequence ATGCGATCCGGTGCGGGCGAAATGTTCGCGGGACACCGCGTCGCGTCGAGCCGCGATGTCGACCACGCCCGGCAGGCGCTGAGCGAGGTCTTCCTCCCCGTGGACTTCTCACCGCCGCGCACTTCCCGCACCTTCGAGATGCATCTCAACGCGCTCACCGTCGGACAGCTCACCTGCGGCTACATGCGCTTCGGTGAGGCTGTGCGCATCGAGACCGCCGAGGCCGAGAACTTCCACATCGACATTCCGACGGGCGGGCGGGCCATGATGCGAGCCGGCCTCGGCCCCCCGATCCACGGCACACAGGACACGGCGGGCATCTTCATGCCGGGGCGGCCGGTCGCGATCGAAAGCGATGAAGGTTTCGCGCAGCTCTCGCTGATGATCTCGCGCGCCCGATTGCAGCTCGAAGTCGAGAATCTGCTCGGCCATGAGCTCTCCCGTCCCCTCGAGTTCAGTGGGGAGATCGATCTCCTGACCCCGGGCGCGCAGACGATGATGCAGGCCCTGCGCATGATCGACCAGGGTTCGCGCCACGAGGGCGGACTGCTCGCGCACCCGTTGGCGACGCAGCGCCTGGAGCAGATTCTGATGCACAGCCTCCTCTTCGCGCAGCCGCACAATCACTCGGCCGCTCTTGCGAGCCCCTCGCCGGATTCCGGTGTGCGGCCCGTCTCCCACGTGATAGAGCTCTTGCGCAGCGACCCCGCGTATCCATGGACCGTCGCGGAACTGGCGGCAGAGGTCTCGCTGAGTGTGCGCAGTCTGCAGGAGGGCTTCCGCCGGTCTCTGAACACCACCCCGATGGCTTACCTGCGGCGTCTCAGACTTGAAGAGGTGCGCAGGGAGCTGGTGTCGGCAGCGCCAGGCACCGTCACCGTGACCGAAGTGGCCGCTCGCTGGGGCTTCACCCATCTCGGGAGGTTCGCGGCCGTGTACCGCAGCGAGTACTCGGAGCTCCCGTCCGACACGATGAGGTCGGCGACGGCCCCCCTCACCTGA
- a CDS encoding NADPH-dependent FMN reductase: MSYRVGYFVGSLSSTSINRILARALIRISPDDLEFSEIPIRDLPLYSQDYDADYPPEALALKDSIRGAQAVLFVTPEYNRSIPGGLKNAIDWASRPWGQNSFDHIPAAVIGASIGSIGTAVAQQSLRGVLSFCNARQMTAPEAYIHFSHDDFAEDGTVSDPRTAEFLRSYMAEFRDHIQRVLTVLPRDEPSIS; encoded by the coding sequence ATGTCTTACAGAGTCGGATACTTCGTCGGGAGCCTCTCCTCGACATCCATCAACCGGATCCTCGCCCGCGCGCTCATCCGCATCTCGCCGGACGATCTCGAGTTCAGTGAGATCCCGATCCGGGATCTCCCGCTGTACAGCCAGGATTACGACGCGGACTATCCGCCCGAGGCGCTCGCGCTCAAGGACTCGATCCGCGGCGCGCAGGCCGTCCTCTTCGTCACCCCGGAATACAACCGCTCGATCCCGGGAGGACTGAAGAACGCCATCGACTGGGCGTCGCGTCCGTGGGGACAGAACTCGTTCGACCACATTCCGGCTGCCGTGATCGGAGCATCCATCGGCTCCATCGGAACCGCCGTCGCCCAGCAGAGCCTCCGCGGTGTGCTGAGCTTCTGCAACGCCCGTCAGATGACGGCGCCCGAAGCGTACATCCACTTCTCTCACGACGACTTCGCCGAGGACGGAACGGTGTCCGACCCGCGGACCGCGGAATTCCTCCGCAGCTATATGGCGGAATTCCGCGACCACATACAGCGCGTGCTGACGGTGCTGCCTCGAGATGAGCCGTCGATCTCGTAG
- a CDS encoding clostripain-related cysteine peptidase, giving the protein MKPERFMWLVVIPLIAIAALTALFLAQTGAAEPDDDAEGEASWTFLVYMMGDTNLEPYALDDLTEMASVGSSDDLNVVAMVDRSPDYSSDGVLNLDDWEDTKLFEVQQDEFVELADLGELNTGDPATLASFVETAVSEYPAENYALLLWDHGGGWLGMGADETDGEDPLELDEIAAGIDAGLAATGVDKLDMIGFDACLMATYEVVSTLAPYADYMVASEEVEPGHGWNYQQLAVIQDDPETDAPALASAMLEGYSEQAVEEGTESDITLGILDLAGVDDLQAAMSDVAEAYIDDPGAYTPELAFAQQDVLEFGRDPDPASSMYQIDLGGFLGNLVESGDGELATRAAAAIEALDAMVIEHVAGPATSASTGLSIYFPPLQSYFYDDYLGLEGVPTWPATLAEFFTSGALLDEASRAVFDDEATLEASFGEDGLSVFVPLEGDTGDSLVEASVAVGFERDGDSVYVLEMPADLVDQDGQSGIQAEYDLTYMLIGDGEDEHLVYQSIGIDPGTGHTVIDIPLDYVAPGDDPAEFEDALLSIVLDDDGTIVEEDLFARDASGTLGAFEPDPDGLLFPVALVSTADGEWVYERTGDVGIWADIENLEYLIETVEPGTELALDVSVRDYAGTGDYAVFAVTAE; this is encoded by the coding sequence ATGAAGCCGGAACGATTCATGTGGCTCGTCGTGATCCCGCTGATCGCGATCGCCGCCCTGACCGCTCTGTTCCTCGCTCAGACGGGCGCGGCCGAGCCGGACGACGACGCCGAGGGGGAGGCATCCTGGACCTTCCTCGTCTACATGATGGGCGACACGAACCTCGAGCCGTACGCCCTCGATGACCTCACCGAGATGGCCTCGGTCGGGTCGAGCGACGATCTCAACGTCGTCGCGATGGTGGACCGCAGTCCCGACTACTCGTCGGACGGCGTGCTCAACCTCGACGACTGGGAGGACACCAAGCTCTTCGAGGTGCAGCAGGACGAGTTCGTCGAGCTCGCCGACCTCGGCGAGCTCAACACCGGTGACCCCGCGACCCTCGCGAGCTTCGTCGAGACGGCCGTCAGCGAGTATCCGGCCGAGAACTACGCGCTGCTGCTGTGGGACCACGGCGGCGGATGGCTGGGGATGGGCGCCGACGAGACCGACGGCGAGGATCCGCTCGAACTCGACGAGATCGCCGCGGGCATCGATGCTGGGCTGGCCGCGACCGGCGTCGACAAGCTCGACATGATCGGCTTCGACGCGTGCCTCATGGCGACGTACGAGGTCGTGAGCACGCTCGCCCCCTACGCCGACTACATGGTGGCGTCCGAAGAGGTCGAGCCCGGCCACGGCTGGAACTACCAGCAGCTCGCCGTCATCCAGGACGACCCCGAGACGGATGCTCCCGCCCTCGCCTCCGCGATGCTCGAGGGGTACTCGGAGCAGGCGGTCGAAGAAGGGACAGAGTCCGACATCACGCTCGGCATCCTCGACCTCGCCGGCGTCGACGACCTGCAGGCCGCGATGAGCGACGTGGCCGAGGCGTACATCGACGATCCGGGCGCGTACACCCCGGAGCTGGCGTTCGCCCAGCAGGACGTCCTCGAGTTCGGTCGCGACCCGGACCCGGCCTCCAGCATGTACCAGATCGACCTCGGGGGCTTCCTCGGCAATCTCGTCGAGAGCGGCGACGGCGAGCTGGCCACTCGCGCGGCTGCAGCGATCGAGGCCCTCGATGCGATGGTGATCGAGCATGTCGCGGGCCCCGCGACATCCGCGTCGACCGGACTGTCGATCTACTTCCCGCCGCTGCAGAGCTACTTCTACGACGACTACCTCGGCCTCGAGGGGGTGCCGACCTGGCCGGCGACGCTCGCGGAGTTCTTCACGAGCGGGGCGCTGCTGGATGAGGCCTCGCGCGCCGTCTTCGACGATGAGGCCACGCTCGAGGCGAGCTTCGGGGAGGACGGCCTCAGCGTGTTCGTGCCCCTCGAGGGAGACACCGGCGATTCGCTGGTCGAGGCATCCGTCGCCGTCGGATTCGAGCGCGACGGCGACTCGGTCTACGTGCTCGAGATGCCCGCCGACCTCGTGGATCAGGACGGGCAGTCCGGCATCCAGGCCGAATACGACCTCACCTACATGCTCATCGGCGACGGCGAGGACGAGCACCTGGTGTACCAGAGCATCGGCATCGACCCCGGCACCGGCCACACGGTGATCGACATCCCCCTGGACTACGTCGCGCCCGGCGACGACCCGGCCGAGTTCGAGGACGCCCTCCTGTCCATCGTCCTCGATGACGACGGCACGATTGTGGAAGAGGACCTGTTCGCGCGCGACGCGAGCGGCACCCTCGGGGCGTTCGAGCCCGACCCCGATGGTCTGCTCTTCCCGGTCGCCCTCGTGTCGACGGCCGACGGGGAATGGGTCTACGAGCGCACCGGCGACGTCGGCATCTGGGCAGACATCGAGAACCTCGAGTACCTCATCGAGACGGTGGAGCCGGGCACTGAGCTCGCACTCGACGTCTCGGTGCGCGACTACGCGGGCACGGGCGACTACGCGGTCTTCGCCGTCACGGCTGAGTGA
- a CDS encoding arylsulfatase, whose product MTDAARSVIGTPLPPARTLPFPPKPSGSFAGRTLAESTYSPLPTEPHLAEDAPNVLVILIDDAGPALPAPLGGKIETPTLERIRSAGIGYNRFHTTSMCSPTRASLLTGRNHHRVGAGQIAELANDWDGYSGHIPKSSATMAEVLRNYGYSTAAWGKWHNTPAEETTKAGPYDNWPTGNGFEYFYGFLAGEASQYEPNLVRNTTSVLPPKSPEEGYHLSEDIADDAIAWLRDHKALSPDKPFFMYWATGAIHGPHHIMKEWADKYAGAFDDGWDVYREEALAGAKAAGWVPEDAELTPRPESLQGWDEIPDHQKPFQARLMEVCAGFGEHADVQSGRVVDELERLGYGDNTIIVYIWGDNGSSGEGQNGTISELLAQNMIPTTIDQHIAALDELGGLDALGTPATDNQYHAAWAWAGSTPYQGMKLMASHLGGTRNPMFIQWPGRIEHDPVPRTQFHHVIDLAPTIYEILGIAAPENVNGIHQDPIDGTSFAYSIDDKSADDRHRVQYFEVMASRSIYEDGWIASTTGPRLPWVPGAPPGIATWTPDEDRWELYNLDEDWSQARDLAAEHPDKLAALKELFAIEAAKNKVLPVGAGLWVPVYHPELRISTPYTEWDFTGDTTRVPEFCAPALGNKPNTVTIEVEVGEAANGVLYKLGGAGGGLTLFLVDGVLTYEYNLFLVQRTTVAASAPLPAGTHTIEVVTSYVEPRPGGPLNVALRVDGTDAATGVVPVSAPLLFSANDCLDVGRAYGGPVSRAYADRMPFAFEGTIDRFHVAYTK is encoded by the coding sequence ATGACGGATGCTGCGCGATCGGTGATCGGAACCCCCCTGCCCCCTGCTCGAACCCTTCCGTTCCCACCGAAGCCGTCCGGCAGCTTCGCCGGCCGTACCCTGGCCGAGTCGACTTATTCGCCGCTCCCGACCGAACCGCACCTCGCGGAGGACGCCCCCAACGTTCTGGTCATCCTCATCGACGACGCAGGCCCCGCGCTTCCGGCACCGCTGGGCGGAAAGATCGAGACTCCGACGCTGGAGCGGATCCGGTCGGCCGGCATCGGGTACAACCGCTTCCACACGACGTCGATGTGCTCGCCGACCCGGGCGTCCCTGCTGACGGGCCGCAACCACCACCGCGTCGGGGCGGGGCAGATCGCCGAACTCGCGAACGACTGGGACGGGTACTCCGGCCACATCCCGAAGAGCAGCGCCACGATGGCGGAGGTCCTGCGCAACTACGGCTACTCCACCGCCGCGTGGGGCAAATGGCACAACACGCCCGCCGAGGAGACGACGAAAGCGGGACCGTACGACAACTGGCCCACCGGGAACGGGTTCGAGTACTTCTACGGATTCCTCGCGGGCGAAGCATCCCAATACGAACCGAACCTCGTGCGCAACACCACGAGCGTGCTGCCGCCGAAGTCTCCGGAAGAGGGATATCACCTCAGCGAAGACATCGCCGACGACGCGATCGCGTGGCTGCGCGACCACAAGGCCCTCTCCCCCGACAAGCCGTTCTTCATGTACTGGGCCACCGGCGCCATCCACGGCCCGCACCACATCATGAAGGAGTGGGCCGACAAGTACGCCGGCGCGTTCGACGACGGCTGGGACGTCTACCGGGAGGAGGCCTTGGCCGGCGCGAAGGCCGCAGGCTGGGTGCCGGAGGATGCCGAGCTCACGCCACGTCCGGAGTCCCTCCAGGGGTGGGACGAGATCCCCGACCATCAGAAGCCGTTCCAGGCCCGCCTCATGGAGGTGTGCGCCGGATTCGGCGAGCACGCCGACGTGCAGTCAGGACGCGTGGTGGACGAGCTGGAGCGCCTGGGGTATGGCGACAACACGATCATCGTCTACATCTGGGGCGACAACGGGTCCTCGGGCGAGGGCCAGAACGGCACGATCAGCGAGCTGCTCGCGCAGAACATGATCCCCACCACGATCGACCAGCACATCGCCGCGCTCGACGAGCTCGGTGGACTCGATGCCCTCGGAACCCCCGCGACCGACAACCAGTACCACGCCGCGTGGGCGTGGGCGGGCTCGACGCCGTACCAGGGCATGAAGCTCATGGCGTCGCACCTCGGGGGCACGCGCAACCCGATGTTCATCCAGTGGCCGGGCCGCATCGAGCACGACCCGGTGCCGCGCACGCAGTTCCACCACGTCATCGACCTCGCCCCGACGATCTACGAGATCCTCGGCATCGCGGCTCCCGAGAACGTCAACGGCATTCATCAGGATCCGATCGACGGCACGAGCTTCGCGTACTCGATCGACGACAAGTCCGCAGACGATCGCCACCGGGTGCAGTACTTCGAGGTCATGGCGAGCCGCTCGATCTACGAGGACGGCTGGATCGCCTCCACGACCGGTCCGCGCCTGCCGTGGGTTCCCGGTGCCCCTCCCGGGATCGCGACGTGGACGCCCGACGAGGACAGGTGGGAGCTCTACAACCTCGACGAGGACTGGAGCCAGGCCCGCGACCTCGCCGCGGAGCACCCCGACAAGCTCGCCGCGCTCAAAGAGCTCTTCGCGATCGAGGCTGCCAAGAACAAGGTCCTGCCGGTCGGCGCCGGACTATGGGTGCCGGTGTACCACCCCGAGCTCCGCATCAGCACGCCCTACACCGAGTGGGACTTCACCGGCGACACGACCCGTGTGCCCGAATTCTGCGCCCCGGCACTCGGCAACAAGCCGAACACGGTGACGATCGAGGTCGAGGTCGGCGAGGCCGCCAACGGCGTGCTGTACAAGCTCGGCGGCGCCGGGGGCGGCCTGACACTGTTCCTCGTGGACGGCGTACTCACCTACGAGTACAACCTTTTCCTCGTCCAGCGCACGACCGTCGCCGCCTCGGCTCCCCTGCCGGCAGGGACGCACACCATCGAAGTGGTCACGTCGTACGTCGAGCCGCGACCGGGCGGCCCGCTCAACGTGGCGCTGCGCGTCGACGGGACGGATGCCGCCACGGGCGTCGTTCCGGTGAGCGCGCCGCTGCTGTTCTCGGCGAACGACTGCCTCGACGTCGGCCGTGCGTACGGGGGCCCGGTGTCGCGTGCGTACGCCGACCGGATGCCGTTCGCCTTCGAGGGAACGATCGACCGGTTCCACGTCGCCTACACGAAGTGA
- a CDS encoding FAD:protein FMN transferase → MNAPGRRVEVSHIMGTAVSVHVIGRADDPVVDAAIEACFDELCEADRVFSMYRPDSDLRRVAAGELAAADASTDLSLVAAACAQAELDTGGLFSARFSGSYDPTGYVKGWSVERAARRHLAPLLDLSGVMAVGINAGGDLQLFTSSGASWTWDVGIVDPVDRSRVLATVPVRNGAVATSGPAERGAHVIDPRTALPASGVISATLIAAGLARADVWATAAVVSGFEDLSWIGRAGQSTGMIVGDDGRVRRWIDGVEVTSRLVGGEPIPDRATGA, encoded by the coding sequence ATGAACGCGCCCGGGCGGCGCGTCGAGGTGTCCCACATCATGGGCACCGCCGTGAGCGTGCACGTGATCGGTCGTGCCGACGATCCCGTCGTCGATGCCGCGATCGAGGCCTGCTTCGACGAACTGTGTGAGGCCGACCGGGTGTTCTCGATGTATCGACCTGACTCGGACCTGCGGCGGGTGGCCGCGGGCGAACTCGCGGCAGCGGATGCGTCGACCGACCTCTCGCTCGTCGCGGCGGCGTGCGCCCAGGCCGAACTCGACACCGGCGGCCTGTTCAGCGCGCGGTTCTCGGGGTCGTACGATCCGACCGGATACGTGAAGGGCTGGTCGGTCGAGCGGGCTGCGCGGAGACACCTGGCTCCTCTGCTCGACTTGTCCGGGGTGATGGCGGTGGGCATCAACGCCGGCGGCGACCTGCAGCTGTTCACTTCTTCCGGCGCCTCGTGGACATGGGACGTCGGAATCGTCGATCCCGTCGATCGATCGCGAGTGCTCGCGACCGTGCCCGTGCGCAATGGCGCGGTGGCGACGTCCGGTCCGGCAGAGCGGGGCGCTCACGTCATCGACCCGCGAACTGCACTCCCTGCATCGGGCGTCATCTCTGCGACCCTGATCGCCGCCGGCCTTGCGCGGGCCGACGTGTGGGCGACCGCGGCGGTCGTCTCCGGCTTCGAGGATCTGAGCTGGATCGGCCGCGCCGGGCAGTCGACCGGGATGATCGTCGGCGACGACGGCCGGGTGAGGCGCTGGATCGACGGGGTCGAGGTGACGTCGCGTCTCGTGGGGGGTGAACCGATACCGGATCGAGCTACTGGGGCCTGA
- a CDS encoding FMN-binding protein, translating to MKRIIYAILATVSGLVLLFSYRTSHIEAATPLALDSSAASSSGTSSETSSDASETSGAASDSASESSGAVPDSSTTQQPDASASTGLTDGTYTGAAAQTRFGPVQVQVTISGGEIADVQVPEYPSSNPKDRQINERALPVLVSETMSAQTADIQMVSGATYTSDGYLQSLQSALDQAGG from the coding sequence ATGAAGAGGATCATCTACGCGATCCTGGCCACCGTCAGCGGGCTCGTGCTGCTCTTCAGCTACCGCACGTCGCACATCGAGGCGGCGACGCCGCTCGCCCTCGACAGCTCTGCCGCGTCCTCGAGCGGCACGTCGAGCGAGACGTCGTCCGATGCCAGCGAGACGTCGGGCGCGGCATCCGACAGCGCGTCGGAGTCGTCGGGCGCGGTACCCGACTCGTCGACGACCCAGCAACCGGATGCCTCGGCCTCGACCGGTCTCACGGACGGCACCTATACCGGCGCCGCTGCGCAGACCCGGTTCGGCCCGGTGCAGGTGCAGGTGACCATCTCCGGCGGTGAGATCGCCGACGTCCAGGTGCCCGAGTACCCGTCGAGCAATCCGAAGGACCGACAGATCAACGAGCGGGCGCTACCCGTGCTGGTCTCCGAGACCATGTCGGCGCAGACCGCCGACATTCAGATGGTGTCGGGCGCGACCTACACGAGCGACGGTTACCTGCAGTCGCTGCAGAGCGCGCTCGACCAGGCCGGCGGATGA